The Amycolatopsis nigrescens CSC17Ta-90 genomic interval CGACCTCGCCTTCGGCTTCACGCCGGGCGCCTTCGAGCTGTTCGGCGGGCCGTTCTGGACCGGGCTCGGTGCCGGGCTGATGATCGCCATCTACGACTACCTCGGCTACAACACCTCCGCCTACCTCGGCGCCGAACTGCGCGAGCCGGGCCGGACGCTGCCGCGCGCGATCGTGTACTCGATCCTGGGTATCGCCGGGCTGTACTTCGTGCTGCAGCTCGGGGTGCTCGGCGCGGTGCCGTGGGAGAAGATCACCGAGTCCAGCTCGATCGCGTCACTGGTGTTCGAGCAGGCGTGGGGCACCGGAGTGGCCAAGGTGCTCACCGTGTTCATCGTGATCACCGCGTTCGGGTCGGTGTTCGCCGGGCTGCTCGGCGGTTCGCGGGTGCCCTTCGAAGCGGCCAGGGACAAGCTCTTCCTGCCCTGGTTCGGGCGGCTGCACCCGCGGCTGAACTTCCCGACCGTCGGGCTGTTCGCGATGGGCGGGATCACCGCGCTCGGCTCGCTGTTCACCCTCGCCGACGTGATCGCCATGCTCACCACGGTGTTCGTGCTGGTCCAGTCGGTTGCGCAGGTGGCAGCGCTGACCGTGCTGCGCCGGCGCCAGCCCGGCCTGCGGCGCCCGTACCGGCAGTGGCTCTACCCGGTACCGAGCATCGTGGCGCTGATCGGCTGGATCTTCATCTACTACCAGTCCGGTACCCAGCCGGTGCTGCTGTCCATCGGCTGGCTCGTCGTCGGGGTCATCGCGTTCCTGATCTGGGCGCGTGCAGAGAAAACCTGGCCGTTCGGTCCCAAGGAGATCCGAGAGTCCTATTTGGATGATCGGACGAAGGAGGTCGGAGCATGAGAAGGTCGTGGATAGCCCGGATGGCTGCCGGGGCGGCGGTGATCCTGTTGCCCACCGTGGTCACCGTGTCGGCGCCGGCCGCGGCAGAGCCGTCGGACCAGGCCGCCGCGCGGTCGGCCGAGCCGATCACGCTCGGCACCCAGGGCTGGCAGGTGCTCAGCACCGAGCTGGCGAAGCAGCCGGGGGAGCAGGTGTCCAGCCCGGACTTCTCCACCAAGGGCTGGCTGCCGGTCAAACCGGACGACGCCGGCGCGCCGGGCACCGAGCTGAACGCGCTGGTGCAGAACGGCGAGTGCCCGGACGTCTTCTACTCGGACAACATGCGCAAGTGCTTCGGGTACATGCCCAAGCTCGGCCCGGTGACCGTGCCCAGGTTCGCGGTGCCGTGGTGGTTCCGCACCGATTTCACCCCGCCGGTCAAACCGGGCCAGAGCGCCAAGCTGCTGATGCCGGGCGTGGTCGGCGAGGCGGACGTCTGGGTGAACGGCACCCTCGTCGCGGACCGGGAGACCGTCTCCGGGTCGCTGGCGTCGCGCACCCTGGACGTGAGCAAGATCGTCCGGCCGGGCAAGAACTCGCTGGCCATCAAGATGTACCCGAACGACCCGTTGAAGATGTTCACCCTGGACCAGGTGGACTGGGGCCAGATCCCGCCGGACAACAACACCGGCATCATGTTCCCGGTCAAGCTCCAGGTCTCCGACGAGCTGACCGGCGGTGGCTCCTGGGTCAAGCAGAACACCGCGCCGGACGGCAGCCGCTCGTCGCTGACGGTGAAGACGGAGGTCACGAACAACTCCGGCCGCGCGCAGCGGGCCGAGGTGAGCGCGAAGATCACCCCGCCGTCGGGCGGCAAGCCGATCGTGCTGAAGCAGCGGGTGTCGGTCAAGGCGAACAGCAAGCAGACGGTGTCGTTCACCCCGGAGAAGTACGGCGAACTGCGGATCGCCAAGCCGCGGCTGTGGTGGCCCTACGCCATGGGCGACCAGCCGCTGTACACCCTGAGCACGTCGGTTTCCCAGCAGGGCAAGGTTTCCCTCGGCTCGCAGAGCACCTTCGGCATTCGCAGCGTGAACACCCGGTTGGTCGGCAAGTCGCCGCAGGCGCCGGAGGGCTCGCGGATCTTCGGCATCAACGGCAAGGAGTTCGTGTTCCGCGGCGGCGGCTGGGCGCCGGATCTTTTCCTGCGCTACTCCAAGGAGAACGTGGCGCACCAGATCGAGCTGATCAAGAACCTCGGGTTGAACGGCATCCGGCTCGAAGGCCACGACATGCCGACCGAGTTCTACGAGCAGATGGACCGGGCCGGGATCCTGATCTACGGCGGCTTCATGTGCTGTGACGCCTGGCAGCCCGAGCCCGGCACCAAGCTGACCGAGCGCGACTACCGGATCATGTACGAGTCGGCGGTCGGCATCGCGCAGCTGGAACGCAACCACCCCAGCGTGTTCACCTACGGCTGGAGCGACAACGAGCCCACCCCGCGGCAGGAGAGCGAGACGCTGCGCGGGTTCGCCGAGAACGACTTCGACGTGCCGCTGATGGCTTCGGCGATGTACAAGAGCACGCCGACCCTCGGCCAGGCCGGGATGAAGGAGGGGCCGTACGACTGGGTGCCGCCGAGCTACTGGTACGACACCACGCACTTCGACCCGGACGACCCGAGCCGGCTGAACGTGGGCGGCTCATGGGGCTTCGACAGCGAGCAGAGCGCCGGGCACACCATCCCGACCATGGACTCGATCCGGCGTTTCCTTTCCCCGGAGGAACAGGCGAAGCTCTGGCAGGACCCGAAGTACAACCAGTACCACGCGAACTTCCAGACCGGCACCGAAGGCGGCTACCAGTTCGGCACGCTGAACGTGTTCGACACCGCGCTGGCAAAGCGCTACGGGCAGTGGTCCGATTTGGACTCGTTCGTGAAGCAGGCGCAGGCGGCGAACTACGAGAACACCCGCTCGCAGTTCGAGTCCTACATCGCGCATTCCACGGACAAGTCGAACCCGGCCACCGGGATCGTGTACTGGCAGCTGAACAAGGGCTGGCCGACCCTGCTCTGGTCGCTCTACAACTACGACGGTGACCAGCCGGGCGCGTACTTCGGTGCGCAGAAGGCCAACAAGCCGTTGCACGCCCTGTTCACCTACGACGACAACAGCGTCACCTTGAGCAACCTTGGCGGGGCCACCCAGGGCGAGTTGTCCGTGCGGGCGAAGGTGTACGACATCGACGGCAAGGTGCTCGACGAGCAGCAGGCCGGCGGGATCAGCCTCGGCTCGCAGGGCGTGCGCAATGCCGTGCTCAAGCCGAAGGTGCCGGCGACCACCCAGCCGCCGGCGAAGGCGCAGGTCTACTTCGTCGAGCTGGAGCTGAGCCAGCGCGGCAAGGTGGTGGACCGCAACGTCTACTGGCGCTCCACCCAGCAGGACGTGGTGGACTGGGAGAAGACCTACGGCAAGCCGCAGGCCACCCTTTCCCAGTACAGCGACCTTTCGGCGTTGCAGGACCTGCCGGAGGCGACCATCAGCGCGGTGGCGAAGACGCAGCAGAAGCCGGGACCGAACGGCGCGGACACCGAGACCTCGGTGACCGTGACCAACACGTCGAAGACCCCGGCGGTCGGTTTCTACCTGCGGGCGGACCTGCGCAAGGGCACCGCGGACGGCAAGGAGCTGCCCGGTGACAACCAGGTGGCCACCGCGACCTGGGACGACAACGCGGCCGTGCTGTGGCCGGGCCAGTCCCAGGTGCTGACCACCAGCTACCGGTCGGCGGATCTGAAGGGGGCCGCGCCGGTGGTGAGCGTGTCCGGCTGGAACGCCGCGAAGGTGACCGTCGCGGCGCCTGGCGGGACGGGTGCGCCGACGGTCGCGGCACCGGCCGGTTCCAGCGCGTCGGGCGGCTACCGCATCCCGGTACCGAACGGAACCAAGGAGTGACCGAACTGATTCTCGGTATCGACTTCGGTGGCACGAAGGTCGCGATCGGCCTCGCCGACCGGGCCGGCTCGATACTGGCGAGCCGCGTGCTGGACACCGACGCGGAGGCCGGCGCCCAGCAGGTGGTGGACCGGGCGCTGGCCGCGGCGGAGGGCATGCTCGCCGGCTACCGGCCGGGCCCGCCGGTGACCCCGCGCGGGATCGGGGTGGTCAGCCCCGGGATCGTGCTGCCGGACGAGATCCTGCTCGCCCCGAACGTCCCCGGCTGGCAGCGGCTCCGGCTGCGCGAACTGGTCAAGGCGCGGTTCGGTTCGGTGCCGGTCGCGGTCGGCACGGACGTCAAGGCGGCCGGGCTGGCCGAGGCGAGGTGGGGCGCGCTGGCCGGGGTGGATCCCGGCCTGTTCCTCTACCTCGGCACCGGCCTGGCCGCCGCGGTACTGGTCGGCGGCCAGGTGCTGACCGGGGCGAACGGGGCGGCCGGCGAGTTCGGCTACAACCTGCGCGGGTCGTCGGACACCGGCTTCTCCACCGGGGCGGCGCCGCTGGAGGAGGCCGTCGGCGGGCGGGCGCTCGGGCGGCGGGCGACCGAGCTGCTCGGCCGGCCCACGTCGGCCGGTGAGCTGTTCGGGTTGGCCAGGCACGACCCGGCGGCCAAGGAGCTGCTCGCCGACGCGCTGGACGAGCTGTCCGTGCACGTGGCGAACCTGGCCATCGCGATCGACCCGGCGCGGATCGCGGTGGGCGGCGGGCTGGTCCGCTCGGCCGGGGTGGTGCTGCTGCCACTTCGGCAGCGGCTCGCCGAGGCGGTGCCCTTCCCGCCGGAACTGGTCACCGCGCGTTTCGACCAGGACGGCGCCCTTCGCGGCGCCGTCGCACTCGCCCTGGGCGGGTAGCGACTGTCCCTCAAGGCCACCATAGGGGCGTTGGATGCCCCTATGGTGGCCTTAAGGGGCTTTCAGTCGTGGATGCGGTGGGTGCCGGGGAGATGTTGGGGCGGGGGCATCTCGGTGTCCGGCTGGATGGGCTGGCCGAGCGTGTGGATGTCCTGGATCAGGCGCTGGAGCTGCGCCTCCAGCTGGGCCCGGATCACCGTGGCGTGCACGCCGAGCACCTTGGCCTGTTCACCGGCCCGCTGCAGGATCTCGGTGAACCGCTGCTGCGCGGCGGCTTCGGCCTGGACCACGATCTGCTCCGCGCGGGCTTCGAGTGCTTCGGCGCGGAGCTGGGCCCGGCTGTAGAGGTGGACCTCCTCGGGTGACGGGGTGCGGGTGCCCTGTTCCGCCATGCCATGCGCGCGGCGCCAGTCCTTGACCCGGTGGACCTCCTCGCGCTCCCTGGCGATCGCCCGGTCGCGGTCGGCCAGCACGTCCGCGACCAGGTCGACGAACGCGTCGACGTCGGCCTCCCGGTAGCCGCGCGAACCGAACCGGCTCGGCGGGAAGGTGACCTGGCGAATGTCGTGCGGGGTCAGCCGCCCTTGGGACCGTGGTTCGGTCATGTCCGCTCACCTCCGGTCGCCCGGCCGGGGCGGTTGAAAACGTGCTGTTCGTTGGCGGCGGCGATCATCAGCGCGCTGACGTCCTGATACGCCTTCGTCCATGCGGTGGCCAGCTCCTGGGTCCAGTGCTCCCCTTCGAAATGCGCGAGCGTGGCCAGCAGGCTGGCGCCGACCGGCGGATAGTGCTCCGCCTTGGTGCCGAACTCGACGTGCCCCCGGCCGAGCCGGTTCAGGAACGGGCCGAGCACGTCCGCCCGGTCGACGCTGGCCACGATCCGGCCGAGCGCCGCGACGAACTTGTCCCGCTGACCGGCCATACCGACCGGGAACATGTCCCGGATCTCGGGTTCGCAGAGCGCGAGATGGGAGTAGAAGTACAACGCCACCGCGTCCCCACCGGCCGAAGCCACCCGTGCCCAGGAGTCCTTGAGCTCAGCCGGATCCACTAACCGGCCACCTCCACGATCTCGCCGCGCAGGCCACCCACCTTGCCGACCACGGCGTCGATGTCGGGCGCGGGCACCTGGTGCGCCCGCAGCGTTTCGACCAGTTTCCCGGCGACCGCGTCGAAATGCGTGTCGGTGATGCCGAGTCCGCGGTGTGCGGCCGGCATGTCCCGGCCCTGGTAGGAGACGGGACCGCCGGTGGCGGCGGCCAGGAAGGCGGTCATGTGCCGGCGCAGCGACGGCAGGCTGACCTCGGCGAAGAAGGACCGGAGCTCGTTGTCGTCGAGCACTCTCCGGTAGAAGTCCTCGACCACGGTGGAAATACCGGCTTCCTTGCCCAGGCGCCGATAGAGGTCGGAATCAGGCACGGGTGAAACCTTTCGGGGTCAGTGGTCTGGTCACGGTTAGCCTGGATACCAGCTCTGCCGGGCACTGGAAACGGGGCCACGCGACAAATTCACGAAGATACGCCGAATGGTCGCGTGTGCACGCCCGTACGCCCGGCAGCGAAAGTGTCCTTTATGGACAGTGTTGGCCGGCAGGTCGTCCGGTGGCATCT includes:
- a CDS encoding glycoside hydrolase family 2 protein, with product MRRSWIARMAAGAAVILLPTVVTVSAPAAAEPSDQAAARSAEPITLGTQGWQVLSTELAKQPGEQVSSPDFSTKGWLPVKPDDAGAPGTELNALVQNGECPDVFYSDNMRKCFGYMPKLGPVTVPRFAVPWWFRTDFTPPVKPGQSAKLLMPGVVGEADVWVNGTLVADRETVSGSLASRTLDVSKIVRPGKNSLAIKMYPNDPLKMFTLDQVDWGQIPPDNNTGIMFPVKLQVSDELTGGGSWVKQNTAPDGSRSSLTVKTEVTNNSGRAQRAEVSAKITPPSGGKPIVLKQRVSVKANSKQTVSFTPEKYGELRIAKPRLWWPYAMGDQPLYTLSTSVSQQGKVSLGSQSTFGIRSVNTRLVGKSPQAPEGSRIFGINGKEFVFRGGGWAPDLFLRYSKENVAHQIELIKNLGLNGIRLEGHDMPTEFYEQMDRAGILIYGGFMCCDAWQPEPGTKLTERDYRIMYESAVGIAQLERNHPSVFTYGWSDNEPTPRQESETLRGFAENDFDVPLMASAMYKSTPTLGQAGMKEGPYDWVPPSYWYDTTHFDPDDPSRLNVGGSWGFDSEQSAGHTIPTMDSIRRFLSPEEQAKLWQDPKYNQYHANFQTGTEGGYQFGTLNVFDTALAKRYGQWSDLDSFVKQAQAANYENTRSQFESYIAHSTDKSNPATGIVYWQLNKGWPTLLWSLYNYDGDQPGAYFGAQKANKPLHALFTYDDNSVTLSNLGGATQGELSVRAKVYDIDGKVLDEQQAGGISLGSQGVRNAVLKPKVPATTQPPAKAQVYFVELELSQRGKVVDRNVYWRSTQQDVVDWEKTYGKPQATLSQYSDLSALQDLPEATISAVAKTQQKPGPNGADTETSVTVTNTSKTPAVGFYLRADLRKGTADGKELPGDNQVATATWDDNAAVLWPGQSQVLTTSYRSADLKGAAPVVSVSGWNAAKVTVAAPGGTGAPTVAAPAGSSASGGYRIPVPNGTKE
- a CDS encoding DivIVA domain-containing protein — translated: MTEPRSQGRLTPHDIRQVTFPPSRFGSRGYREADVDAFVDLVADVLADRDRAIAREREEVHRVKDWRRAHGMAEQGTRTPSPEEVHLYSRAQLRAEALEARAEQIVVQAEAAAQQRFTEILQRAGEQAKVLGVHATVIRAQLEAQLQRLIQDIHTLGQPIQPDTEMPPPQHLPGTHRIHD
- a CDS encoding globin domain-containing protein → MDPAELKDSWARVASAGGDAVALYFYSHLALCEPEIRDMFPVGMAGQRDKFVAALGRIVASVDRADVLGPFLNRLGRGHVEFGTKAEHYPPVGASLLATLAHFEGEHWTQELATAWTKAYQDVSALMIAAANEQHVFNRPGRATGGERT
- a CDS encoding APC family permease: MSSPTRSGEPHSPGTRTPGFQRQIGPLQATAINMTQMCGIGPFVTIPLMVAAMGGPQAMFGWLIGAVIALADGLIWAELGAAMPGAGGTYIYLREAFQYRTGRLMPFLFAWSAVLFIPLIMSTGVIGLVTYLGYLVPGVVDANGDTTALGHTIGIAVVALVVFALYRRIGQIGKLTTVLFAIMLCSVFAVIVASFLHFDADLAFGFTPGAFELFGGPFWTGLGAGLMIAIYDYLGYNTSAYLGAELREPGRTLPRAIVYSILGIAGLYFVLQLGVLGAVPWEKITESSSIASLVFEQAWGTGVAKVLTVFIVITAFGSVFAGLLGGSRVPFEAARDKLFLPWFGRLHPRLNFPTVGLFAMGGITALGSLFTLADVIAMLTTVFVLVQSVAQVAALTVLRRRQPGLRRPYRQWLYPVPSIVALIGWIFIYYQSGTQPVLLSIGWLVVGVIAFLIWARAEKTWPFGPKEIRESYLDDRTKEVGA
- a CDS encoding group I truncated hemoglobin, coding for MPDSDLYRRLGKEAGISTVVEDFYRRVLDDNELRSFFAEVSLPSLRRHMTAFLAAATGGPVSYQGRDMPAAHRGLGITDTHFDAVAGKLVETLRAHQVPAPDIDAVVGKVGGLRGEIVEVAG
- a CDS encoding ROK family protein, whose protein sequence is MTELILGIDFGGTKVAIGLADRAGSILASRVLDTDAEAGAQQVVDRALAAAEGMLAGYRPGPPVTPRGIGVVSPGIVLPDEILLAPNVPGWQRLRLRELVKARFGSVPVAVGTDVKAAGLAEARWGALAGVDPGLFLYLGTGLAAAVLVGGQVLTGANGAAGEFGYNLRGSSDTGFSTGAAPLEEAVGGRALGRRATELLGRPTSAGELFGLARHDPAAKELLADALDELSVHVANLAIAIDPARIAVGGGLVRSAGVVLLPLRQRLAEAVPFPPELVTARFDQDGALRGAVALALGG